A genomic window from Solanum stenotomum isolate F172 chromosome 10, ASM1918654v1, whole genome shotgun sequence includes:
- the LOC125878353 gene encoding cytochrome P450 87A3-like isoform X2 gives MLSLGIYIIGSLVVIVILHYWRNPKSNGKLPPGSMGWPLLGETIPFFAPNKSLDISPFVKDRMQRYGPIFQTSLVGHPIIVSTDPDFNYFIFQQEGKLFQSWYPHTFAEIMGRQNVGSLHGFMYKYLKNMVLNLFGPESLRKMLPEVEKTTNNNLKRWSKQKSVEMKEATAKMIFDITGKKLISYDSENSTEIVCENFVAFIKGLVSFPIYFPGTAYYKCLQGRKKILKMLKRMLEERKSQPRKEQSDFFDYVLEELQSKDTILTEGIALDLMFVLLFVSFETTSWAITLAIKFLHEHPQALKELKEEHEAIIKRRENASYGLTWQEYKSMKFTFQFINETVRLANIAPALFRKTLKEINFKGYIIPAGWAIMVYSQAVHLNPAKYEDPLQFNPWRWEGIELNGATRNFMAFGGGIRYCIGADFAKVQMAVFLHCFVTKYKWETVKGGDIVRSPGLQFPNGYHIKIYEKYD, from the exons ATGTTGTCACTTggtatttatattattggatcTTTAGTTGTTATAGTTATTTTACATTACTGGAGGAACCCTAAAAGCAATGGAAAACTCCCACCAGGTTCAATGGGCTGGCCATTACTTGGTGAGACTATTCCATTCTTTGCACCAAATAAATCATTGGATATTTCTCCTTTTGTGAAGGATAGGATGCAAAG ATATGGACCGATATTTCAAACTAGTTTGGTGGGACATCCAATCATAGTATCCACCGACCCTGATTTTAATTACTTCATCTTCCAACAAGAGGgaaaattatttcaaagttGGTATCCACATACTTTTGCAGAGATTATGGGAAGGCAAAATGTTGGATCTTTACATGGTTTTATGTACAAGTACTTAAAAAACATGGTGCTAAATCTTTTTGGCCCTGAAAGTTTGAGAAAAATGCTGCCTGAGGTTGAAAAAACTACAAATAATAACTTGAAGAGATGGTCAAAACAAAAGAGTGTTGAGATGAAGGAAGCAACAGCCAAG atgATATTTGATATAACTGGAAAGAAACTTATCAGCTATGATTCTGAGAATTCTACAGAGATTGTGTGTGAGAATTTTGTTGCCTTTATAAAGGGATTAGTTTCTTTCCCTATATACTTTCCTGGAACAGCCTATTATAAGTGCTTACag GGAAGAAAGAAGATATTGAAGATGCTCAAAAGAATGCTAGAGGAAAGGAAATCACAACCAAGAAAGGAACAAagtgacttctttgattatgtATTAGAAGAACTTCAAAGTAAAGACACAATTCTCACTGAGGGAATAGCTTTGGATTTGATGTTTGTGTTGCTCTTTGTTAGCTTTGAGACAACCTCTTGGGCTATAACTTTGGCTATTAAATTTCTTCATGAACATCCTCAAGCTTTGAAAGAATTAAAA GAGGAGCATGAGGCAATAAttaaaagaagggaaaatgcATCTTATGGACTTACATGGCAAGAATATAAATCAATGAAGTTCACATTTCAG TTTATCAATGAAACAGTCAGACTGGCAAATATTGCTCCTGCACTTTTCAGGAAAACACTCAAAGAAATCAATTTCAAAG GATATATCATTCCAGCTGGTTGGGCAATTATGGTGTATTCTCAAGCTGTGCACTTAAATCCTGCCAAATATGAAGATCCACTTCAATTCAATCCATGGAGATGGGAG GGAATAGAGCTAAATGGAGCAACTAGAAATTTTATGGCATTTGGAGGTGGCATAAGATATTGTATTGGAGCAGACTTTGCTAAGGTGCAAATGGCTGTATTTCTCCATTGCTTTGTGACCAAGTACAA GTGGGAAACAGTCAAAGGAGGAGATATAGTACGATCTCCAGGCTTACAATTTCCAAATGGTTACCACATCAAAATCTATGAAAAATATGACTAA
- the LOC125878353 gene encoding cytochrome P450 87A3-like isoform X1 codes for MLSLGIYIIGSLVVIVILHYWRNPKSNGKLPPGSMGWPLLGETIPFFAPNKSLDISPFVKDRMQRYGPIFQTSLVGHPIIVSTDPDFNYFIFQQEGKLFQSWYPHTFAEIMGRQNVGSLHGFMYKYLKNMVLNLFGPESLRKMLPEVEKTTNNNLKRWSKQKSVEMKEATAKMIFDITGKKLISYDSENSTEIVCENFVAFIKGLVSFPIYFPGTAYYKCLQGRKKILKMLKRMLEERKSQPRKEQSDFFDYVLEELQSKDTILTEGIALDLMFVLLFVSFETTSWAITLAIKFLHEHPQALKELKEEHEAIIKRRENASYGLTWQEYKSMKFTFQFINETVRLANIAPALFRKTLKEINFKEILCDAGYIIPAGWAIMVYSQAVHLNPAKYEDPLQFNPWRWEGIELNGATRNFMAFGGGIRYCIGADFAKVQMAVFLHCFVTKYKWETVKGGDIVRSPGLQFPNGYHIKIYEKYD; via the exons ATGTTGTCACTTggtatttatattattggatcTTTAGTTGTTATAGTTATTTTACATTACTGGAGGAACCCTAAAAGCAATGGAAAACTCCCACCAGGTTCAATGGGCTGGCCATTACTTGGTGAGACTATTCCATTCTTTGCACCAAATAAATCATTGGATATTTCTCCTTTTGTGAAGGATAGGATGCAAAG ATATGGACCGATATTTCAAACTAGTTTGGTGGGACATCCAATCATAGTATCCACCGACCCTGATTTTAATTACTTCATCTTCCAACAAGAGGgaaaattatttcaaagttGGTATCCACATACTTTTGCAGAGATTATGGGAAGGCAAAATGTTGGATCTTTACATGGTTTTATGTACAAGTACTTAAAAAACATGGTGCTAAATCTTTTTGGCCCTGAAAGTTTGAGAAAAATGCTGCCTGAGGTTGAAAAAACTACAAATAATAACTTGAAGAGATGGTCAAAACAAAAGAGTGTTGAGATGAAGGAAGCAACAGCCAAG atgATATTTGATATAACTGGAAAGAAACTTATCAGCTATGATTCTGAGAATTCTACAGAGATTGTGTGTGAGAATTTTGTTGCCTTTATAAAGGGATTAGTTTCTTTCCCTATATACTTTCCTGGAACAGCCTATTATAAGTGCTTACag GGAAGAAAGAAGATATTGAAGATGCTCAAAAGAATGCTAGAGGAAAGGAAATCACAACCAAGAAAGGAACAAagtgacttctttgattatgtATTAGAAGAACTTCAAAGTAAAGACACAATTCTCACTGAGGGAATAGCTTTGGATTTGATGTTTGTGTTGCTCTTTGTTAGCTTTGAGACAACCTCTTGGGCTATAACTTTGGCTATTAAATTTCTTCATGAACATCCTCAAGCTTTGAAAGAATTAAAA GAGGAGCATGAGGCAATAAttaaaagaagggaaaatgcATCTTATGGACTTACATGGCAAGAATATAAATCAATGAAGTTCACATTTCAG TTTATCAATGAAACAGTCAGACTGGCAAATATTGCTCCTGCACTTTTCAGGAAAACACTCAAAGAAATCAATTTCAAAG AAATTTTATGTGATGCAGGATATATCATTCCAGCTGGTTGGGCAATTATGGTGTATTCTCAAGCTGTGCACTTAAATCCTGCCAAATATGAAGATCCACTTCAATTCAATCCATGGAGATGGGAG GGAATAGAGCTAAATGGAGCAACTAGAAATTTTATGGCATTTGGAGGTGGCATAAGATATTGTATTGGAGCAGACTTTGCTAAGGTGCAAATGGCTGTATTTCTCCATTGCTTTGTGACCAAGTACAA GTGGGAAACAGTCAAAGGAGGAGATATAGTACGATCTCCAGGCTTACAATTTCCAAATGGTTACCACATCAAAATCTATGAAAAATATGACTAA